The nucleotide sequence ATCAGCCAAAGAAGAGTTAAAGAAAGAAATTCGGACTGAAGAGAAAGTTTCACCGGAAGCACCGAAAAAAAGAGGGAGACCGAAAAAGAAAAAAGAAGAATAATCTATTTGAAGCTAATGAACTAAAAACAGATTATTATCACGGTTAGAATCAGGTATTTGCAAATCTCCGAGTTCTATTTGTCTTATCGTTTTTGATAATTTTATTTTAGCAGAAAAATCTCTTTCATTATTCTGCCAGATTTTTGCAGTATAATAATAGTCCTCTACAGAATCATCTTCATAAGTTAGTTTTAACTTAACCGGAGTGGGAATGTTTCCTATTTTCGTTACCGTTACTATAACTGCTGAGTCTTTTATTACAACTTTATCAATTGCTAAATCAGGGTATCCTCTCTCAAAAAACCACGGCTTCCAGAACCAATTTAAATTTTGTCCTGTAAAATCATTAAAAGTAAAAAAGAAGTCGTATGGAATCGGATGTTTCCCTTTCCACCGATTCATAAATTCCCGTAATGCACCAAAAAAAAGTTCGTCCCCTAAAATATTGCGTAGTATGTTATAAGAAATTGATGAACGATCGTATGCTGAATTTCTATATGAGCTGTATGGCATTGAAAAAGAAGAAATCATAGCCGGTAAATCATTTTCTGTTCCGGCATTGTATTCATAATTTCCGACAGTACTGATTAATCTTGAATTAATCCCTGTCAAATTTTCCATATAATCGAACGGCAGCATAACCGCCCAGCCTTCATCCATAAATGCATATTTCTTTTCATTCGTACCGACATAAAAAGGAAAATACTGATGCGCTAATTCGTGTGAGGTTAATGATACTGTATGTTCCCAAATATCAGTCGAACCATCATTAATCATCATAGGAAATTCCATACCTCCACCGGGTCTTCCAGTATTAAACGCAACGATGGATGGGAATGGAAATTTTACACCTGGTATTTCTTCTGAGAAGTATTTTATTATATCCTTACAAGCCTCTGCAACATCATAGAAATCTGGTGAATATTCAGGATAGATCGTTTGTATAAATACAGATTTGTTTTCAACACTATCGGCTACGAATGATAATCCATCCCACAAATATTTATTACTTAGAGCAAAAGCAAAGTCACTGACATTCTCAGCTTTATACTTCCATTTGTTTTTCTCATTTTCATTATTGAAGATAATGGAATTGTGAAGATCATCCGGAGTTATGATTCTAATAACTTCTGCAGAATTTTTCGCCGAGACATATCTACCCAGTATTTCAGATGTTAATACTTCTTCAGGATTTTGAAGTTCACCTGTTGCCCAAACTCCAAAATTTTTTGGCGCCGTGATACTAACTTCAAAGTTTGAAAAATCATTGTAGAATTCTGCCTGTCCGCTGTAGTTAAGATAATCCCAACCATTAATGTCATCATAAACGGCAATCTGCGGATACCAATATCCAATAAAAAATGTAGATGTATCATAGACTCCAATTCTCAGTGTAAAATTGATTGGCAAAGTGAAGCTCCACTCAATCGAAATATTTGCAGAAGAGTTTGATTGAACAGCTTTAGGCAAATAAATTATTGCAACTGTACTCATTACTCTGAATATACTTTTGTTTTCTAAATTGATTGAATGTCCATCAACACTTAAATTTTTAATAATCACTCCATCGTTTACAGCTTCAGGAAGGATTGAATAATCTCTTGCACTTCCTTTTTTAAAAATATTCGGATATAACCTCATTACAATCCGGTTTAGTGAATCCGGACTATCGTTATAATAAGTTATTTCTTCCCTGCCGTTTAATAGGTAATTAACCGGATCAAATTCAGCTTCTATTTTATAATCAGCAGAGTTCTGCCAATAATTAGGACCTGGTTTTCCATCTAACGAACGTGTTCCGCTATTATATGTTTTCTGAATATCTCTGGGAATGTATAAATCATCCTGACCTTGCAGGGATGAGGTAAGGAGTATTGAAAAGATTAAAACAATTTTTATTTGTGAAGGTTTCAATTATTTATGTTTTTGATTGTTCTACTACTGACAAGTTTGCATCTGCTCTCTATTCAAAGAGAGATTTTGTGTCTCCATTTTTAGATTTATTTTTATTGAATCTTTTGTAAGCAAGCGCAGTTGCTTCCCTGCCCCGTGCAGTTCTCTGAATGAATCCTTGTTGAATAAGGAACGGTTCATAAACTTCTTCAATAGTTCCAGGATCTTCATTTACGGCAACTGACAAAGTATTCAGTCCCACAGGACCACCATTATATTTTTCAATTATTGCCAGAATAATTTCTTTATCCATTTCATCAAGTCCGTAGTCATCAACTTCTAGAGCAGTGAGCGCTTTTTTAGAAACTTCGATATCAATCTTTTTCTTACTGTCAAAATCGGCAAAGTCCCGTGTTCGTCTTAATAATCTGTTAGCAATTCTTGGTGTACCACGTGAACGCTTTGCAATTTCAAATGAAGCATCCTCATCAATTTCAACATTCAGGATTTTGGATGAACGTAAAATTATTTTTTGAATGTTGTCAGCTTCATAATAATCTAACCTGAATTTAATTCCGAACCGATCTCTTAATGGTGAAGTTAACATTCCTGCTCTTGTTGTTGCACCAACGAGTGTATATTTGGGTAAACTTAACTGAATTGTACGGGCATTCGGTCCGCTGTCAATCATAATATCGAGTTTGTAATCTTCCATAGCTGAATAAAGATATTCTTCAACAACAGGACTCAGGCGATGAATCTCATCAATAAATAAAACAGATTTTTCTTCCAGATTAGTAAGTATGCCCGCTAAATCACCAGGCTTTTCCAGAACAGGACCTGATGTTACTTTTAGTTTTACTCCCATTTCATTTGCAATAATATATGCTAATGTTGTTTTTCCAAGTCCCGGAGGACCAGTTAGTAAAGAATGGTCTAATGCTTCGTCTCTTTTTTTTGCGGCTGATATAAATACATTCAGATTATCAGTAATCTTTTGCTGACCGCTGAAATCCTTGATGCTTAGAGGTCGGAGCGATTGTTCAAAGTTTTTTTCTTCTTCTTTGATATTTGGATCTGTTGATTTGGATTTACGCATTAACTGAATTCAAATTAATAAATATGTCTTATCTAAATTTATAAAAAGCAAAACAAAGTTTGATACTTTTTTCAGGTAACAAGTTCTTTGTTCCGGATTTTGAACCGGTGAATAATCAAAACCATTAAAGTCATCAAAGCTATCATTACGATTGAAGCAAAGAATGACTGCCAGCCGGTTAAACTTGATCCCAGAATTGCACCAAGTCCAAGTGACCAAACACTTCCGTAGAGTATTATAAGATGAACAACATAAATGAGTAATGTATTTCTCCCGATGAGTATTATCAGATACGGAATGTGTTCAACTTTAAGAGAAATATAGGATACCAGTGATGTAAGTGCCAAAACAAATCCGATCCTCAGGAAAATAGTATCAGGTGAAACCTGCGGGTTAAAAATATTAATTGAGGATGCATCCATTATCAACTCACTAAAATATGCGGCTAATAAAAATATAACACCAATTATCCCTAGCCAGATACTGAATCGTGAAGATTTGAACACCATTGGATTCTGCGCTAAATAACAACCCAAAACTGCTCCTGAAATTACAAACCCCGCCCAGGGAAATATTGGAAACAGAGAACCAGATCCGCTGAAAAAATATGCTGCAAAAGGAGCAGGAAGAATTTCAATCCAATTGATACTATCAATAAAAGGAGAAGCAATAAATATTATTGCTGAAACAGTGACGAAGGCAGCTAGATTATTTAGTTTTAATTTTTCAACTGTGAATAATATGAAAAGCAAAATCAGTAAGCTCAAACCAATTAGTTGAAGAACATCTACAATAAAAAAAGATTGCCATGCTTCCGGAGTTACTTGCGAAAAATCAACTATTGTCCAGGATGGATAACGAAGCATGTATCCAATAAATAAAAGAAGGAATGCACGTTTGATTCCTTTCTTAACTCTGTAATTTTCCAGAAATGGTTTTCTAACTGAGCTGAACAAATAAGTAAACACTGTTCCCGCAGTAAAGAGGAAAATGGGCGCTGTCATCCCTCTTAAAAAATGCCATAAAGCAAAAACCGGAAGTTCTTCATTCATATAATTTTTTGCAAGTAAAACGTAAACTGTGTGTCCTTGAACCATTTGGATTACAGCAATTGCCCGCAGTAAATCTATGAATATAACTCTGTGTTTTGGTTCGGATGAATGCATTTAAATTTATTTTTCAGAGTAAAATGATAAAGAAATTTAGCAATAAAAAAGCCCCGATTAAAATAAAAATAATCGGGGTGGATTTATCAAAATATTTATACTTATTCAGGAAATATCAATCGATCTTGGTTTTGCTTTTTCATTCTTCGGAAGATGAACAATGAGCTGACCATTGTCATATTTTGCGTTGATTTTATTCTTATCGATTGAATCCGATATTTTGAATTTCCTGAAATAGTTTCCCACTTCATTTTCGTTTAAGATGTACTCGCGATTTGAGACTTCATCATAATTTATCTTCCCAAAGATCATGAGTGAACCTTCAATTACTTTAACCTGAACTTCACTTCTGGATACACCGGGCATGTTCGCGACTAAAATATATTCATCGCTGATCTCATAAATATCTGATGAAGGTGAAATATTATTTTGTATGCGTAACATCTCTTCAATCGAGTAATTGTTAAACGCTTTTACTGCGATTATATCTTTGTTCTCTGACATTTTTTTCTCCATTAAATTCGTTTCTTGAAATTAAGGAGGACTATCAGTTTGAGTAATCCTCCCTGAATAATAAATTTATTTGTCTTTGTTATCGTTATCATCAACTACTTCGTATGAAGCATCCTGAACATTCTCTTTCTTATCATTTGTTTGTTCGGAACCAGTTGCAGATTGCTGCTGATTTCCTTGCTGCTGCCCAGCCTGCTGATAAAGCTGAGATGCTATTTCATTCCATACTTTATTTAACGATTCAGTTGCGGATTTCATCTGCTCAGAATTGTTAGCTGCAATTGCCTCTTCAACTTTTTTAATTTCGGTCTCAAGTTTAGATTTGGCATCAGCAGAAAGTTTGTCCTTCATTTCTTCAATCTGTTTTTTAGTCTGGAAGACAAGACTATCAGCCTGGTTTCTTACATCAACACTTTCTTTTTTCATTTTATCTTCTGCAGCATGCTCTTTTGCATCTCGTTTCATTTTATCAATTTCCTCGTTACTCAAACCACTTGAAGATGTAATTCTGATACTTTGTTCTTTATTTGTTGCCTTATCTTTTGCATTAACATGAAGAATACCATTTGCATCAATATCAAAGGTTACTTCAATCTGAGGAATACCTCTTGGTGCCGGTGGAATCCCATCCAAATGAAATCTCCCAAGTGTCCGGTTGTCATTTGCCATCGGACGTTCACCCTGAAGGATATGAATTTCGACAGATGGCTGGCTATCTGATGCTGTTGAGAAAACCTCACTTTTCTTTGTAGGGATTGTTGTATTAGAATCAATAAGCTTCGTCATAACACCACCGAGTGTTTCGATACCCAACGACAATGGTGTAACATCAAGTAATAAAACATCCTTTACATCTCCAGCAAGCACTCCGCCCTGGATAGCAGCCCCGATTGCAACAACTTCATCCGGATTAACACCTTTATGTGGTTCTCTGCCAAATAAATCCTTAACCAATTGTTGAACCATCGGTATCCTGATTGATCCACCAACAAGTATTACCTCGTGGATATCCGACGGTTTAACTCCCGCATCTTTCATAGCCTGCTGACATGGAATTTTAGTTCTGTCAACAAGGTCATGAATTAGCTGTTCGAATTTTGCTCTGCTCAAATTAATATTTAAGTGTTTCGGTCCTTCCTGTGTTGCCGTTATAAACGGAAGATTAACATCGGTTGAGGTAGAAGATGATAATTCTATTTTAGCTTTTTCTGCTGCTTCCTTTAATCGCTGCAATGCCATTGGATCTTTTTTAAGATCTATCCCTTCTGATTTCTTGAATTCATCTGCTAAGTAATCAATCAATCTTTGGTCAAAGTCATCGCCACCAAGATGAGTATCACCGTTAGTAGATTTAACTTCAAACACACCATCACCAAGCTGCAAGATTGATATATCAAAAGTTCCACCACCTAAATCATATATTGCGACCATATGATCTCTGTTTGTTTTATCCAGACCATAGGCTAATGCAGCTGCCGTTGGTTCATTAATAATTCTTTTTACATGCAAACCTGCAATTTCACCTGCATCTTTTGTTGCCTGTCTTTGAGAATCATTAAAATATGCGGGAACAGTTATGACTGCTTCTGTTACTGGTTGACCAAGATAATCTTCGGCAGTTTTTTTCATTTTTTGCAAAATCATTGCGCTAATTTCAGGCGGAGAATAAACACGGTCCTGAATTTTTACGCGTGCAGAATTATTGTCACCTGGTATCACTTCATAAGGTACTTCAGATTTCTCGGTACCAACTTCATTGATAAATCTTCCCATAAATCGCTTTATAGAAAAAATAGTGTTTTTCGGATTTGTTATCGCTTGACGTTTAGCTGGCTGACCAACTAAACGCTCACCGGACTTTGTAAATGCAACCACCGACGGTGTGGTTCTTCCGCCTTCGGAATTTGGTATCACAACAGGATCATTACCTTCCATAACCGACACACACGAATTCGTCGTTCCTAAATCAATTCCAATTATTTTTCCCATTTTATTTCTCCTTTATTTTATATTGTATTAAAAACTGATATTAAAAATTCTTTTCAGTAAGTCGTATTATTGCCAAGATAAATGCCAAATGGATCATTTTCCATAACACCTTAATTATTAAGCACTTAACATTTTTTAATCTTTGTATTTCAATCATCGAGGAGTCATACACCTTGACACAATGGCAACAGTTTGTAATTAAGAAAGTTATTAATCTGACAATCTTGCAACGCAGGTAACTGTAAGTTCTGGAATAAGGATCGAACCTATTACAAAATTATTTGACTCAGGTAGTTCAATGTAATGACTGTTCACAAAAAAATCCTGATCAATTAAGTAACTTTACAAAAGAAAATGGAGTAAATATGTTCACCCTGGAAAACTTTGATATAAAGTTAGAGACTGAAATAATCGGACGAAATTTTATCTATTGTGAAGAAATCGGATCAACGAATACTGAACTGCTCAGTGGAAAACAAAATTATAAAATGAATGGAACGGTATTGTTAGCTGAGAAGCAATTATCAGGGAAAGGAAGGAAAGACCGGACCTGGCAAAGTGCAAAAGGATTAAATCTTACATTCTCGATTCTGTTGACCAAAGAATTGATATCAGCAATAAACATCAATCATTTAAATTTTGCTGCTTCATTAGCCGTAGTAAATGCGATTGAAAATTTATTTCAGATTAAAACAGAATTGAAATGGCCAAATGATGTACTAATAAACAAGAAAAAAGTAGCCGGAATTTTAACTGAGACATCTGTTAAAGGAAGCAAGATTGAAAGACTTGTAATTGGAATTGGTCTAAATTTAAACCAGGTCGCATTTCAAGGTGAATTTAATTTACCACCAACTTCATTGAAGCTGGAAACGGGAGATACAGTTGATCGCGAAAATATACTTGCTGAAATCCTGAATATTTTTGAAGAACACTTAGATGAACTCTCAATGAATCCGGATAATATTTTGAACGATTGGAGGTCTAAATGCAAAATGATTGGAGATAAGATCTCGGTCACTGATAATGAAATAATGAAGACTGGAATTTTTTATGATATTGATGAAAATGGTTACTTGCTGCTCAAGCATAATGATATAATTGAAAAAATTCATTTCGGTGATGTGAGTTTCATCTGATGCTGCTGGCTATTGATATTGGCAACACTAACATCAAATCAGCTTTGTTTGATGGAGATAATATTGCCGGTTACAAAATCCATTCTGATCGGGCTGATTTTCTGAATTATATTAACAAATTATCTTTTGATGAAGTAGCAGTCAGTTCAGTAAACAAAGCTTTTGAAGAAGATATTGTTGGAACCATTTCTA is from Ignavibacteriota bacterium and encodes:
- a CDS encoding M1 family metallopeptidase, whose amino-acid sequence is MKPSQIKIVLIFSILLTSSLQGQDDLYIPRDIQKTYNSGTRSLDGKPGPNYWQNSADYKIEAEFDPVNYLLNGREEITYYNDSPDSLNRIVMRLYPNIFKKGSARDYSILPEAVNDGVIIKNLSVDGHSINLENKSIFRVMSTVAIIYLPKAVQSNSSANISIEWSFTLPINFTLRIGVYDTSTFFIGYWYPQIAVYDDINGWDYLNYSGQAEFYNDFSNFEVSITAPKNFGVWATGELQNPEEVLTSEILGRYVSAKNSAEVIRIITPDDLHNSIIFNNENEKNKWKYKAENVSDFAFALSNKYLWDGLSFVADSVENKSVFIQTIYPEYSPDFYDVAEACKDIIKYFSEEIPGVKFPFPSIVAFNTGRPGGGMEFPMMINDGSTDIWEHTVSLTSHELAHQYFPFYVGTNEKKYAFMDEGWAVMLPFDYMENLTGINSRLISTVGNYEYNAGTENDLPAMISSFSMPYSSYRNSAYDRSSISYNILRNILGDELFFGALREFMNRWKGKHPIPYDFFFTFNDFTGQNLNWFWKPWFFERGYPDLAIDKVVIKDSAVIVTVTKIGNIPTPVKLKLTYEDDSVEDYYYTAKIWQNNERDFSAKIKLSKTIRQIELGDLQIPDSNRDNNLFLVH
- the ruvB gene encoding Holliday junction branch migration DNA helicase RuvB translates to MRKSKSTDPNIKEEEKNFEQSLRPLSIKDFSGQQKITDNLNVFISAAKKRDEALDHSLLTGPPGLGKTTLAYIIANEMGVKLKVTSGPVLEKPGDLAGILTNLEEKSVLFIDEIHRLSPVVEEYLYSAMEDYKLDIMIDSGPNARTIQLSLPKYTLVGATTRAGMLTSPLRDRFGIKFRLDYYEADNIQKIILRSSKILNVEIDEDASFEIAKRSRGTPRIANRLLRRTRDFADFDSKKKIDIEVSKKALTALEVDDYGLDEMDKEIILAIIEKYNGGPVGLNTLSVAVNEDPGTIEEVYEPFLIQQGFIQRTARGREATALAYKRFNKNKSKNGDTKSLFE
- a CDS encoding DUF1624 domain-containing protein; amino-acid sequence: MHSSEPKHRVIFIDLLRAIAVIQMVQGHTVYVLLAKNYMNEELPVFALWHFLRGMTAPIFLFTAGTVFTYLFSSVRKPFLENYRVKKGIKRAFLLLFIGYMLRYPSWTIVDFSQVTPEAWQSFFIVDVLQLIGLSLLILLFILFTVEKLKLNNLAAFVTVSAIIFIASPFIDSINWIEILPAPFAAYFFSGSGSLFPIFPWAGFVISGAVLGCYLAQNPMVFKSSRFSIWLGIIGVIFLLAAYFSELIMDASSINIFNPQVSPDTIFLRIGFVLALTSLVSYISLKVEHIPYLIILIGRNTLLIYVVHLIILYGSVWSLGLGAILGSSLTGWQSFFASIVMIALMTLMVLIIHRFKIRNKELVT
- a CDS encoding Hsp20/alpha crystallin family protein, whose protein sequence is MSENKDIIAVKAFNNYSIEEMLRIQNNISPSSDIYEISDEYILVANMPGVSRSEVQVKVIEGSLMIFGKINYDEVSNREYILNENEVGNYFRKFKISDSIDKNKINAKYDNGQLIVHLPKNEKAKPRSIDIS
- the dnaK gene encoding molecular chaperone DnaK, whose translation is MGKIIGIDLGTTNSCVSVMEGNDPVVIPNSEGGRTTPSVVAFTKSGERLVGQPAKRQAITNPKNTIFSIKRFMGRFINEVGTEKSEVPYEVIPGDNNSARVKIQDRVYSPPEISAMILQKMKKTAEDYLGQPVTEAVITVPAYFNDSQRQATKDAGEIAGLHVKRIINEPTAAALAYGLDKTNRDHMVAIYDLGGGTFDISILQLGDGVFEVKSTNGDTHLGGDDFDQRLIDYLADEFKKSEGIDLKKDPMALQRLKEAAEKAKIELSSSTSTDVNLPFITATQEGPKHLNINLSRAKFEQLIHDLVDRTKIPCQQAMKDAGVKPSDIHEVILVGGSIRIPMVQQLVKDLFGREPHKGVNPDEVVAIGAAIQGGVLAGDVKDVLLLDVTPLSLGIETLGGVMTKLIDSNTTIPTKKSEVFSTASDSQPSVEIHILQGERPMANDNRTLGRFHLDGIPPAPRGIPQIEVTFDIDANGILHVNAKDKATNKEQSIRITSSSGLSNEEIDKMKRDAKEHAAEDKMKKESVDVRNQADSLVFQTKKQIEEMKDKLSADAKSKLETEIKKVEEAIAANNSEQMKSATESLNKVWNEIASQLYQQAGQQQGNQQQSATGSEQTNDKKENVQDASYEVVDDNDNKDK
- a CDS encoding biotin--[acetyl-CoA-carboxylase] ligase; protein product: MFTLENFDIKLETEIIGRNFIYCEEIGSTNTELLSGKQNYKMNGTVLLAEKQLSGKGRKDRTWQSAKGLNLTFSILLTKELISAININHLNFAASLAVVNAIENLFQIKTELKWPNDVLINKKKVAGILTETSVKGSKIERLVIGIGLNLNQVAFQGEFNLPPTSLKLETGDTVDRENILAEILNIFEEHLDELSMNPDNILNDWRSKCKMIGDKISVTDNEIMKTGIFYDIDENGYLLLKHNDIIEKIHFGDVSFI